AGTTGAGTTTGTGTGCAAACCTGAATTTACGAGAGCACCTCATTTTGTGAATTTGCCAATTATTAAATATAGCACAAAATAAATCAAACAAGCTTATAGAAAAGGTATTCATTTTGTACCTTAACTCAAGAAAGGCAGTTAATAGCTAAGATAAATCCAGCAAGGTAAGGAGGAAGACTACAATGGTCAGTAACATCATAAGAGTTGTGTTCTGAAGCAATTGCAGAAGATAGGACCATTTAATCCATCTCATTTTTCCAGGAATGCAGAGAGCAGCTTTCAAAGGGAACCATTATACAACCATAGCATTATGAATCCTCATTTAGCCTGTCAGGTCAGTCATGATTTCAACATATCCAGGTCAATTACTTAATAAGCATAtccagtaaacaagtcattagcACATCCAGCTAATTATCATCCAGCAAATACCCAATTAGCACATCCTGCTGATATTCattatatgcacacacacagtatcttgTCCAGTGAATCACCATTTGGTAAAAACACTGCTTTAGAATTTACACTGAATCAGCACCTTGATTCAGGGAGAGCAGGGATATGTTTACGTAGGCATGTGGGGCAGGGTTTAAAAGCCATAAGATTTGCAGTCATTGGCTGAGGGGAGCGTCAGTGTCAGCTTTTGGGCCCCACCTGCTCCCGCTTCTCTGACTCGCTGTCCAGGATGGGGCTGAGGCCACGGACCCCTGCGTACGGCCGGTGGGAAACCCCATTCATGACCGAAAGGCCCCCACTGTCTATCGGGCAGATGTAGTCCGCCAAATTATCTGGGCTCCTCTTCCTCAGGTGACTGAAGTGGTTCAAACCAAGCTTCTTGGGCTGAAATAATACAGGAAGACAAGAGCTTAAGCTTGGGTCCTCTGTACACAATACGTATATTGAACAATAACTACTGTGGATTATTTCTAAAACTCTCAATAACAGCATATTAGGCAGATTTCATTACATGTACACAGTATTCACAGCACATCATAAGGTAATCATGGGCCTTCTTCCATGGACACACAGCAGTCATACCCGGACTTTGGCGGCGGTAGTGAGGGGTGCATGGCCGGTGGCGTTGGCATACTCCCGTTTGTCCAGAGTGGCCTGCGTCCCCACCAGGGCAGTGAAGGCGGTGGCCAGGTGGCGGCGGAGCAGGGTCTTCTGAGGGGGGATGTTCAGCAGCATGGCCAGGGTCTCAGAGGTGAACCATGGTTCCAGAATCTAAAGTACAGGGGTAGAGGACAGGGCTGGAGCTCACTCAGGTAAGAACATTCTCCAGTCTTCTTCCAAAGTGTGTACCTGCAGATGACAGGGGGTGTGCAACTGCACACTTCAGAAAAGTTTGAGGAATTGGGACACATGCATGGTTCTGAGGTGCAGTCCACTCACAATGAGACCTCCATGGACCCCACTGCCCCGTAGGTTGGGTGCATACTCAGCCAGGTCCACTGCCCGAAGCCACTCCATCACACGATGGTTGGACCATTGGATCACTTCTGAAGGAGAGGGGTTCCTCTGAccaggggagagaggaatgagagagttCCTCCACTGAGAAGTAAAATCTTATTAAACAAATATTAACTCATTTCCCACCTCAGGGTCCCTACCCCCTCACCTCAGGGTCCCTACCCCCTCACCTCAGGGTCCCTACCCCCTCACCTCCCACCTCAGGGTCCCTACCCCCTCACCTCCCACCTCAGGGTCCCTACCCCCTCACCTCCCACCTCAGGGTCCctaccccctcacctcctcccaccaCCTCAGGGTCCCtaccctctcacctcctctccaggCCTGCGTCGGAGGCAGTGGGGGTTGAACTTGTTGACGTGGAGGACGTGGATAGCACACTTTACACTGAGGTGATGAAGCTGACTGGTCACCTTCAGGAAAAGCAGGTCATTCTGGGAAACAGTTTAGATACTGTAGTTCAGTAAGAAAGCTAGGGCATATTCACTGTAGTTCAGTAAGAAAGCTAGGGCATATTCACTGTAGTTCAGTAGGAAAGCTAGGGCATATTCACTGTAGTTCAGTAGGAAAGCTAGGGCATATTCACTGTAGTTCAGTAGGAAAGCTAGGGCATATTCACTGTAGTTCAGTAGGAAAGCTAGGGCATATTCACTGTAGTTCAGTAGGAAAGCTAGGGCATATTCACTGTAGTTCAGTAGGAAAGCTAGGGCATATTCACTGTAGTTCAGTAAGAAATCTAGGGCATATTCACTGTAGTTCAGTAGGAAAGCTAGGGCATATTTACTGTAGTTCAGTAGGAAAGCTAGGGCATATTTACTGTAGTTCAGTAGGAAAGCTAGGGCATCTTCACTGTAGTTCAGTAGGAAAGCTAGGGCATATTCACTGTAGTTCAGTAGGAAAGCTAGGGCATATTTACTGTAGTTCAGTAGGAAAGCTAGGGCATATTTACTGTAGTTCAGTAGGAAAGCTAGGGCATATTCACTGTAGTTCAGTAGGAAAGCTAGGGCATATTTACTGTAGTTCAGTAGGAAAGCTAGGGCATATTCACTGTATGGGAACACTTTTATACTAATTGTATATTAAATGGTGATGATATCACATGAGCAGGTAAACAGGATTCACTTTCAAAAATCTCATTGTTTAGCTTTACCACGGTGAGATACTGGAGCATCCTGCCATCCACTCGCCCCTCGTGGAACTGGTCCTTGTACTGAGGAAGGCCTATGTCATCCAACCATCCTGCATGTGACCAATCAGAGCCAACCATTTAACTTCCTTTTGAACAAGGAACATTTCCCAGCAAAATATCCTACAGACAATGCAGTTGACTCATTGTGCACCTCAAATACAACACTTCTGGCAATGTCTGAATATAGTAGATTTTAATAGTACAGCTTAAGTTGTAGACGTACGTGTAACCCAAATGTGGTCTAGTTCAGAGGACTTTTCCAGGGCTTTAGTACTGAACCCCCTTAGAGCCAGCTGTAGTTTCTTCCTGTGTAGCGGGTGTTTGATACCCATTTCCTGTGGACACAGAAACATTTACATTCAAATAAGGTTCCCAAACACATGCAAGGTTTTACTGTGGTTTCCCAAAGCCAATCAATGACGGTTTCTAACTTCAGAACATGATCCTGATTCCTGCTGTGTTACATGTTCTCCAGAGAGTATTATGACAACAGAGTGTCCATATGGAATCCTGCCGAGACTGAAAAGTTCTGAGTGACCGACTTGACCTACTTGCTACcctgaggctgtcctaatatagGCACCATAGAAGCAACAATTTTGTATGTTTTTAAGTTCATCATGGTagaaaccctctctccctcaatgaCCTTCTCAAAGTCCTGTGGCCTTGCGGACAGGAGGGTCTGTCCGTTGTCGACCCACTGCCGGGTCAGGTTGACGTACTGGCCCAGACCATAGTCCTCCAGCCAACCACACACCTGCTCCCTGGTCCACTGGCTGAATGGTGTGTTCATATCCCTGATAGACAGAATGATAGAAATTATATGAAGAAtttgtgagagcgagagagaatacTGATGGAAAACCTTGTTTTTCATCTGTCTACATGTATTGTATTTGGCCAACTCAACATCTATACTATGTGAACAGTATACCCTATATTGAAACAGGTGCAGTAGCAAACATATGTTACTCATTTCCGTAAAGTAGGCATGTCGCAAGTCAATACTATACTGGAGACATTTTTTTATTAAAATTACATATTTTATCAAAAAGCTTTTTTTGCAGAAATGtattctggaacatgtgaactttcatgttccTTTaaaaacaaacttgtatgccgtCTGTAAATGAAAATTGAttttgttaaattatgagcctagttggtttaaccATGGAAAAACAGTAAAGGGGGacaactagtcagttgtacatcTGAAATCTgttttctgcatttaacccaaccactCTGAATGAGAGGTGCAGAGGGCTGCCTTAAATCAACACCAACGCATTCAGCGCTTCgggatttttacattgtcagctcggggattcgatccagaaaccttttggttactggcccaaagttCCTACccgcaaggctacctgccgctagccatgattggcagaGATAATGGTTGGGCTGGACATGACGAGagaggagttcggattggtctgccatgtagcctgcttctgtctataacacgAGCTGCTAAGTATGTTAAGATTATACTTTCTAAAGTGGAATTTAGTGAAAGATTTCACAAAGAACTGCAGTGTTGCTAAGGATCTTCACTTTCTGGGAGGACagtgttttgaaatcagtggaatgcctggtggaagcagagtatgatCGCTAAGGAGATGGGGAAAATGCAGGCTTTTGATTGCAAATGCCGAGGGAGTcaaagagaacacagaaggctGTAGTATACATTTGTCTGGATTACATtgtcaaactaagggcaaccatggcatttGTGACAAAGAGGGAGAAGCGTTTATACGGTAcgagagtctagctagctacattttcagatattattatCTTCTAATTTTGTTAGAACGTCATTTTCATTGCACGTTAAAGTGCACGTTAAAGTGCAATGGCTAatattacgtgtatgatctgtgtaataatgctatttgtatctcagagccatttacattgctagttatagactaatgttagctagctagctaacattgaacctatctAGTTAGTTAGCTTTAACTACCTGTAGATTCATGCTGAGTATTAATATTATGAGTTGGGAtgatggttcattgtttaccgaGCTATATGTCTAAACGAAAGACTGCAAGTAACCGTTTCACTGTACCGTTTATACCTTCTAACAAGCTAGAAAACTAagcaaaacattgtttagaaagttgcctggtttgctagattgaTATATTAAATGCACTGATTTATTGGTGTTAAAATGCACCAGTTATGCTATTGTTACCTAATGTAAagaaaaacatttcaaatgttgctacataagaccaaatcgGTTACATCTTGGGCAccctttatttggatagtccggaATGTttatctgtagatgctctacataTGGGCATACTATCAACAAGccatctgttgataagcaactgttTGATACTGTAAGGTTAATAATAAGGttaagggtaggggttaaggttagtagAAATCTGTAGATGATCGAAATTAAGTGTtactacattttttttttcatgcCAATAATCTACTGGGGAATTATGTGGTGTCAAGGAGTCATCCCCCAAACCCAGTCTTACCGAACAGAGCTGCCAGACTCAGGGGTCCGGGTCAATCTTGGCCCCGCTGTGGCACGCAGCCCCCCTCTCCTAAACTGGTTTGGTTCCAGGTCCTCCCCCTGCAGACCCCCTGACTGGGTCCGCCTGatcctggaagagaggacagtattTGATTTCATAGACATACTGTAGATAATATACATGACTTGGGTGTCATTCACATCCCAAAGCTTGCAATTTTAGGTGAGGTACATATGCCTaatttactgtatatatatatatatatatttttttttaattaaaaaatatatacccaCTCACTTTCCCCAGAGTTTTCTGATACTGTTATTGTTCTTCAGGTGCTCTGGAGAGCCAATAGTCTGTTGACCTGACTCCGCCCCTGATGACTGGGGTGAAAGGTCAGAGGACGAGGTGTCGTCCATTTTCTCTGTCTTTCCTGTAAGAAGGGGGGAAAGAACAAAAATATTCTTTATTTTCTAGTTGTTTCAATCGGACGTTTACATCTGTGCGAAGGTTCTGGTTTAGCTTTCATTAGAGTTGCTTTTGAAAATGAAAGAAATCAACTTGTTCAAAAAAGTAATTTCTTTCCAGGCCCGCAACACAAATAGCTGATGTTATCTTTGTGCAAGTAAGTTTCATACAGGCGGGGAACCTTCAGTCTTAATGATTGAATTCTGTTTATTGCCAATAGCCTGTGGAGAGATGAGTAGCACAAACATGTTAATTAACTCATAGCTAgtgtcatggacactcttacgtGTGCATATCCCTGAAAGATAAGACACATGAATGTATTGGAAATTCCAAGTTGTATGCAGTCAACttacacagcactgacacacacacttaccccaccagacatgtcaccaggggtcttttcacagtccccaggtccagaacaaattcaaggaaacatacagtattatacagagccatgagtgcatgacTCCCTTCAATCTTATATagtgcaagtgaacagcaaacctggttttaaAAAAGAACAagt
The Oncorhynchus nerka isolate Pitt River linkage group LG28, Oner_Uvic_2.0, whole genome shotgun sequence genome window above contains:
- the LOC115113678 gene encoding liprin-beta-2-like isoform X2 → MEYNIDCYKHFAWLKKVNQRSPVNGETNQERLRRLEGDKEFLVLQVSVLTDQVEAQGVKISDLESSLEEHQHKLNSTEEMMQQELLSRTSLESQKLDLMGEVSYLKLKLVDMEEKQINGVARKHKTEVILQELRLLKEKVDYLEDQKSQYERRLKAAKAQITDLQQLLLSKTAEIDTLHAQLLARPLSAETSEKDQELQRLKTGMETLLVANDEKDRHIEELTLLLGQCRQFRDVVTPRQVSNERTLSSSSEEEEHGVVMTVPPSALPENTKTEMSFSGSSPQLVSNLPTQKGRELWTHPRLLSSSMDNLQNGSSLKNGPVDNRCQTLPGKSSLPEHNGECSETPSQRSLEGSEDGDSRKTEKMDDTSSSDLSPQSSGAESGQQTIGSPEHLKNNNSIRKLWGKIRRTQSGGLQGEDLEPNQFRRGGLRATAGPRLTRTPESGSSVRDMNTPFSQWTREQVCGWLEDYGLGQYVNLTRQWVDNGQTLLSARPQDFEKEMGIKHPLHRKKLQLALRGFSTKALEKSSELDHIWVTRWLDDIGLPQYKDQFHEGRVDGRMLQYLTVNDLLFLKVTSQLHHLSVKCAIHVLHVNKFNPHCLRRRPGEEWRNSLIPLSPGQRNPSPSEVIQWSNHRVMEWLRAVDLAEYAPNLRGSGVHGGLIILEPWFTSETLAMLLNIPPQKTLLRRHLATAFTALVGTQATLDKREYANATGHAPLTTAAKVRPKKLGLNHFSHLRKRSPDNLADYICPIDSGGLSVMNGVSHRPYAGVRGLSPILDSESEKREQVGPKS
- the LOC115113678 gene encoding liprin-beta-2-like isoform X4, which gives rise to MEYNIDCYKHFAWLKKVSVLTDQVEAQGVKISDLESSLEEHQHKLNSTEEMMQQELLSRTSLESQKLDLMGEVSYLKLKLVDMEEKQINGVARKHKTEVILQELRLLKEKVDYLEDQKSQYERRLKAAKAQITDLQQLLLSKTAEIDTLHAQLLARPLSAETSEKDQELQRLKTGMETLLVANDEKDRHIEELTLLLGQCRQFRDVVTPRQAPPTILSVSNERTLSSSSEEEEHGVVMTVPPSALPENTKTEMSFSGSSPQLVSNLPTQKGRELWTHPRLLSSSMDNLQNGSSLKNGPVDNRCQTLPGKSSLPEHNGECSETPSQRSLEGSEDGDSRKTEKMDDTSSSDLSPQSSGAESGQQTIGSPEHLKNNNSIRKLWGKIRRTQSGGLQGEDLEPNQFRRGGLRATAGPRLTRTPESGSSVRDMNTPFSQWTREQVCGWLEDYGLGQYVNLTRQWVDNGQTLLSARPQDFEKEMGIKHPLHRKKLQLALRGFSTKALEKSSELDHIWVTRWLDDIGLPQYKDQFHEGRVDGRMLQYLTVNDLLFLKVTSQLHHLSVKCAIHVLHVNKFNPHCLRRRPGEEWRNSLIPLSPGQRNPSPSEVIQWSNHRVMEWLRAVDLAEYAPNLRGSGVHGGLIILEPWFTSETLAMLLNIPPQKTLLRRHLATAFTALVGTQATLDKREYANATGHAPLTTAAKVRPKKLGLNHFSHLRKRSPDNLADYICPIDSGGLSVMNGVSHRPYAGVRGLSPILDSESEKREQVGPKS
- the LOC115113678 gene encoding liprin-beta-2-like isoform X1 yields the protein MEYNIDCYKHFAWLKKVNQRSPVNGETNQERLRRLEGDKEFLVLQVSVLTDQVEAQGVKISDLESSLEEHQHKLNSTEEMMQQELLSRTSLESQKLDLMGEVSYLKLKLVDMEEKQINGVARKHKTEVILQELRLLKEKVDYLEDQKSQYERRLKAAKAQITDLQQLLLSKTAEIDTLHAQLLARPLSAETSEKDQELQRLKTGMETLLVANDEKDRHIEELTLLLGQCRQFRDVVTPRQAPPTILSVSNERTLSSSSEEEEHGVVMTVPPSALPENTKTEMSFSGSSPQLVSNLPTQKGRELWTHPRLLSSSMDNLQNGSSLKNGPVDNRCQTLPGKSSLPEHNGECSETPSQRSLEGSEDGDSRKTEKMDDTSSSDLSPQSSGAESGQQTIGSPEHLKNNNSIRKLWGKIRRTQSGGLQGEDLEPNQFRRGGLRATAGPRLTRTPESGSSVRDMNTPFSQWTREQVCGWLEDYGLGQYVNLTRQWVDNGQTLLSARPQDFEKEMGIKHPLHRKKLQLALRGFSTKALEKSSELDHIWVTRWLDDIGLPQYKDQFHEGRVDGRMLQYLTVNDLLFLKVTSQLHHLSVKCAIHVLHVNKFNPHCLRRRPGEEWRNSLIPLSPGQRNPSPSEVIQWSNHRVMEWLRAVDLAEYAPNLRGSGVHGGLIILEPWFTSETLAMLLNIPPQKTLLRRHLATAFTALVGTQATLDKREYANATGHAPLTTAAKVRPKKLGLNHFSHLRKRSPDNLADYICPIDSGGLSVMNGVSHRPYAGVRGLSPILDSESEKREQVGPKS
- the LOC115113678 gene encoding liprin-beta-2-like isoform X5 → MKELICCEMDGRQREVSVLTDQVEAQGVKISDLESSLEEHQHKLNSTEEMMQQELLSRTSLESQKLDLMGEVSYLKLKLVDMEEKQINGVARKHKTEVILQELRLLKEKVDYLEDQKSQYERRLKAAKAQITDLQQLLLSKTAEIDTLHAQLLARPLSAETSEKDQELQRLKTGMETLLVANDEKDRHIEELTLLLGQCRQFRDVVTPRQAPPTILSVSNERTLSSSSEEEEHGVVMTVPPSALPENTKTEMSFSGSSPQLVSNLPTQKGRELWTHPRLLSSSMDNLQNGSSLKNGPVDNRCQTLPGKSSLPEHNGECSETPSQRSLEGSEDGDSRKTEKMDDTSSSDLSPQSSGAESGQQTIGSPEHLKNNNSIRKLWGKIRRTQSGGLQGEDLEPNQFRRGGLRATAGPRLTRTPESGSSVRDMNTPFSQWTREQVCGWLEDYGLGQYVNLTRQWVDNGQTLLSARPQDFEKEMGIKHPLHRKKLQLALRGFSTKALEKSSELDHIWVTRWLDDIGLPQYKDQFHEGRVDGRMLQYLTVNDLLFLKVTSQLHHLSVKCAIHVLHVNKFNPHCLRRRPGEEWRNSLIPLSPGQRNPSPSEVIQWSNHRVMEWLRAVDLAEYAPNLRGSGVHGGLIILEPWFTSETLAMLLNIPPQKTLLRRHLATAFTALVGTQATLDKREYANATGHAPLTTAAKVRPKKLGLNHFSHLRKRSPDNLADYICPIDSGGLSVMNGVSHRPYAGVRGLSPILDSESEKREQVGPKS
- the LOC115113678 gene encoding liprin-beta-2-like isoform X7; translation: MGEVSYLKLKLVDMEEKQINGVARKHKTEVILQELRLLKEKVDYLEDQKSQYERRLKAAKAQITDLQQLLLSKTAEIDTLHAQLLARPLSAETSEKDQELQRLKTGMETLLVANDEKDRHIEELTLLLGQCRQFRDVVTPRQAPPTILSVSNERTLSSSSEEEEHGVVMTVPPSALPENTKTEMSFSGSSPQLVSNLPTQKGRELWTHPRLLSSSMDNLQNGSSLKNGPVDNRCQTLPGKSSLPEHNGECSETPSQRSLEGSEDGDSRKTEKMDDTSSSDLSPQSSGAESGQQTIGSPEHLKNNNSIRKLWGKIRRTQSGGLQGEDLEPNQFRRGGLRATAGPRLTRTPESGSSVRDMNTPFSQWTREQVCGWLEDYGLGQYVNLTRQWVDNGQTLLSARPQDFEKEMGIKHPLHRKKLQLALRGFSTKALEKSSELDHIWVTRWLDDIGLPQYKDQFHEGRVDGRMLQYLTVNDLLFLKVTSQLHHLSVKCAIHVLHVNKFNPHCLRRRPGEEWRNSLIPLSPGQRNPSPSEVIQWSNHRVMEWLRAVDLAEYAPNLRGSGVHGGLIILEPWFTSETLAMLLNIPPQKTLLRRHLATAFTALVGTQATLDKREYANATGHAPLTTAAKVRPKKLGLNHFSHLRKRSPDNLADYICPIDSGGLSVMNGVSHRPYAGVRGLSPILDSESEKREQVGPKS
- the LOC115113678 gene encoding liprin-beta-2-like isoform X8, with product MVCWVTYTHHRMKVILQELRLLKEKVDYLEDQKSQYERRLKAAKAQITDLQQLLLSKTAEIDTLHAQLLARPLSAETSEKDQELQRLKTGMETLLVANDEKDRHIEELTLLLGQCRQFRDVVTPRQAPPTILSVSNERTLSSSSEEEEHGVVMTVPPSALPENTKTEMSFSGSSPQLVSNLPTQKGRELWTHPRLLSSSMDNLQNGSSLKNGPVDNRCQTLPGKSSLPEHNGECSETPSQRSLEGSEDGDSRKTEKMDDTSSSDLSPQSSGAESGQQTIGSPEHLKNNNSIRKLWGKIRRTQSGGLQGEDLEPNQFRRGGLRATAGPRLTRTPESGSSVRDMNTPFSQWTREQVCGWLEDYGLGQYVNLTRQWVDNGQTLLSARPQDFEKEMGIKHPLHRKKLQLALRGFSTKALEKSSELDHIWVTRWLDDIGLPQYKDQFHEGRVDGRMLQYLTVNDLLFLKVTSQLHHLSVKCAIHVLHVNKFNPHCLRRRPGEEWRNSLIPLSPGQRNPSPSEVIQWSNHRVMEWLRAVDLAEYAPNLRGSGVHGGLIILEPWFTSETLAMLLNIPPQKTLLRRHLATAFTALVGTQATLDKREYANATGHAPLTTAAKVRPKKLGLNHFSHLRKRSPDNLADYICPIDSGGLSVMNGVSHRPYAGVRGLSPILDSESEKREQVGPKS
- the LOC115113678 gene encoding liprin-beta-2-like isoform X6 — its product is MTATCMKRTIVSPYKLETEELLSRTSLESQKLDLMGEVSYLKLKLVDMEEKQINGVARKHKTEVILQELRLLKEKVDYLEDQKSQYERRLKAAKAQITDLQQLLLSKTAEIDTLHAQLLARPLSAETSEKDQELQRLKTGMETLLVANDEKDRHIEELTLLLGQCRQFRDVVTPRQAPPTILSVSNERTLSSSSEEEEHGVVMTVPPSALPENTKTEMSFSGSSPQLVSNLPTQKGRELWTHPRLLSSSMDNLQNGSSLKNGPVDNRCQTLPGKSSLPEHNGECSETPSQRSLEGSEDGDSRKTEKMDDTSSSDLSPQSSGAESGQQTIGSPEHLKNNNSIRKLWGKIRRTQSGGLQGEDLEPNQFRRGGLRATAGPRLTRTPESGSSVRDMNTPFSQWTREQVCGWLEDYGLGQYVNLTRQWVDNGQTLLSARPQDFEKEMGIKHPLHRKKLQLALRGFSTKALEKSSELDHIWVTRWLDDIGLPQYKDQFHEGRVDGRMLQYLTVNDLLFLKVTSQLHHLSVKCAIHVLHVNKFNPHCLRRRPGEEWRNSLIPLSPGQRNPSPSEVIQWSNHRVMEWLRAVDLAEYAPNLRGSGVHGGLIILEPWFTSETLAMLLNIPPQKTLLRRHLATAFTALVGTQATLDKREYANATGHAPLTTAAKVRPKKLGLNHFSHLRKRSPDNLADYICPIDSGGLSVMNGVSHRPYAGVRGLSPILDSESEKREQVGPKS
- the LOC115113678 gene encoding liprin-beta-2-like isoform X3, which encodes MEYNIDCYKHFAWLKKVNQRSPVNGETNQERLRRLEGDKEFLVLQVSVLTDQVEAQGVKISDLESSLEEHQHKLNSTEEMMQQELLSRTSLESQKLDLMGEVSYLKLKLVDMEEKQINGVARKHKTEVILQELRLLKEKVDYLEDQKSQYERRLKAAKAQITDLQQLLLSKTAEIDTLHAQLLARPLSAETSEKDQELQRLKTGMETLLVANDEKDRHIEELTLLLGQCRQFRDVVTPRQAPPTILSVSNERTLSSSSEEEEHGVVMTVPPSALPENTKTEMSFSGSSPQLVSNLPTQKGRELWTHPRLLSSSMDNLQNGSSLKNGPVDNRCQTLPGKSSLPEHNGECSETPSQRSLEGSEDGDSRKTEKMDDTSSSDLSPQSSGAESGQQTIGSPEHLKNNNSIRKLWGKIRRTQSGGLQGEDLEPNQFRRGGLRATAGPRLTRTPESGSSVRDMNTPFSQWTREQVCGWLEDYGLGQYVNLTRQWVDNGQTLLSARPQDFEKEMGIKHPLHRKKLQLALRGFSTKALEKSSELDHIWVTRWLDDIGLPQYKDQFHEGRVDGRMLQYLTVNDLLFLKVTSQLHHLSVKCAIHVLHVNKFNPHCLRRRPGEERNPSPSEVIQWSNHRVMEWLRAVDLAEYAPNLRGSGVHGGLIILEPWFTSETLAMLLNIPPQKTLLRRHLATAFTALVGTQATLDKREYANATGHAPLTTAAKVRPKKLGLNHFSHLRKRSPDNLADYICPIDSGGLSVMNGVSHRPYAGVRGLSPILDSESEKREQVGPKS